The Acanthopagrus latus isolate v.2019 chromosome 6, fAcaLat1.1, whole genome shotgun sequence genome includes a region encoding these proteins:
- the eif4ba gene encoding eukaryotic translation initiation factor 4Ba isoform X2, giving the protein MAASAKKKNKKGKTLTLTDFLAEDSPGGSSVPPSYPTKSTSWADETDDLEGDVSTSWHTEEDSFRAPPIDRSILPTAPRSAREPNIDRSRLPRSPPYTAFLGNLPYDVTEDSIKDFFRGLAISAVRLPREPSNPERLKGFGYAEFDDVDSLLRALSLNEENLGNRRIRVDIADQSNDKERDGGMGRDRGGRMSDMGPDKTDTDWRARPTVEADDGPQRRDDAFGERSRDRYESDRYRDGPRRDNDRYDGGRDRYRDRYDDRDRRDFDRGGFDSRGGGGGGRRAFGSGFRRDYDDSRGSSDRYGDRDRYGEREDRFERRDERREERAPQQRPKLNLKPRSVPKEEEGSGGGGGSGGGGGGGTSPAAAPSSGSRASSIFGAAKPVDTAAKEREVEERLKKQEERLQRQLEEDKGRGPERKLRDRDPSWRTEESHTQRSRTGSESSQPGSTSGRGSQCRDSERSGENEVFSGREGEPSSPGTSPLPPSSNSSKEPLKVMPAPPPKENAWAKRSAASTGSSDGDGRPPVSPVSPSGSAPPKLSSINSADERGSGKDENKADCVRRDRGPPRARGGPAGPGAGRGRGEGPNRDRRKEADRKDNRRDRDSRPPPEPKKFEETPTPKFSSASKYAALLMDGDQGDDAEDVE; this is encoded by the exons ATGGCGGCGTCAG ctaagaagaagaataagaaggGGAAGACCCTCACTCTGACTGACTTCCTGGCAGAGGACAGCCCTGGAGGCAGCAGCGTGCCCCCCAGCTACCCAACCAAGTCAACTAGCTGGGCAGATGAGACTGATGACCTGGAGGGCGATG TCTCGACCTCATGGCACACGGAGGAGGATAGCTTCCGGGCACCGCCCATTGACCGGTCCATCCTGCCCACAGCACCTCGTTCGGCTCGTGAGCCTAATATTGACCGGTCCCGACTGCCCCGCAGCCCGCCTTACACGGCCTTCCTGGGCAACCTACCCTATGATGTCACTGAAGACTCGATTAAAGACTTCTTCCGCGGCTTGGCA ATCAGTGCAGTGCGTCTGCCTCGAGAGCCCAGTAACCCAGAGAGGCTGAAGGGCTTTGGCTATGCTGAATTTGATGATGTGGACTCCCTCCTGAGAGCCCTCAGTCTCaatgaggag AACCTTGGAAACCGAAGGATCCGTGTGGATATTGCTGATCAGTCTAATGATAAAG agagagacggaggtaTGGGCAGAGACAGGGGTGGACGGATGTCAGACATGGGTCCTGACAAGACAGACACTGACTGGAGGGCTCGGCCCACTGTAGAGGCTGATGATGGACCTCAGAGGAGAGACGATGCCTTTGGAGAGA GATCACGGGACCGTTATGAGTCGGATCGTTACAGAGATGGGCCGCGGAGGGACAATGACCGCTATGACGGAGGAAGAGATCGCTACCGGGATCGTTATGACGACCGGGACCGCAGAGACTTTGATAGAGGAG GTTTTGACTctcgtggtggtggtggtggaggtcgTCGGGCCTTCGGCAGTGGCTTCCGCCGCGATTATGACGACAGTCGGGGTAGCAGTGATCGCTATGGGGACCGGGATCGATATGGCGAACGCGAAGATAGGTTTGAAAGACGGGATGAGAGGCGtgaggagagag ctcctcagcagAGACCCAAATTGAACCTTAAGCCGCGTAGTGTGCCCAAGGAGGAAGAAGGcagtggcggcggcggcggcagtggaggcggcggcggtggcggcacTTCCCCAGCTGCAGCTCCGAGCTCCGGCAGCAGGGCCTCATCCATCTTCGGCGCGGCCAAGCCAGTTGACACGGCAGCCAAGGAGAGGGAGGTAGAGGAGAGGctgaagaaacaggaagagaggctgcagaggcagctggaggaggacaaagGCCGGGGACCTGAGAGAAAGCTGAGAGACAG GGATCCCAGCTGGCGCACTGAGGAATCTCATACTCAGCGATCTCGCACAGGAAGTGAGTCTTCACAGCCAGGAAGCACTTCTGGAAGAG GCTCCCAGTGTCGAGACAGCGAGCGCTCTGGGGAGAATGAGGTCTTCAGTGGGAGAGAAGGTGAGCCCTCCTCCCCTGGGACCTCCCCACTGCCCCCCTCTAGCAACTCCTCCAAGGAGCCCCTGAAGGTGATGCCCGCACCTCCCCCCAAGGAGAACGCCTGGGCCAAGAGAAGTGCAGCAAGCACAGGCTCCTCTGATGGTGATGGACGACCTCCGGTCTCTCCTGTGTCCCCAAGTGGTTCAGCTCCTCCCAAGCTCAG CTCCATAAATTCTGCAGATGAAAGAGGATCTGGGAAAG ATGAGAACAAGGCTGACTGTGTGCGTCGGGACCGGGGGCCCCCACGAGCACGAGGGGGGCCTGCAGGGCCTGGAGCAGGGCGGGGCCGAGGAGAGGGGCCCAACAGAGACCGAAGAAAGGAGGCAGACAG GAAGGATAACAGAAGAGACCGAGACTCCAGACCACCTCCAGAGCCAAAGAAATTCGAAGAAACCCCAACCCCC AAGTTCAGCTCAGCCAGTAAGTACGCCGCTTTGCTAATGGACGGAGACCAAGGAGACGATGCAGAGGACGTAGAATAA
- the eif4ba gene encoding eukaryotic translation initiation factor 4Ba isoform X1, producing the protein MAASAKKKNKKGKTLTLTDFLAEDSPGGSSVPPSYPTKSTSWADETDDLEGDVSTSWHTEEDSFRAPPIDRSILPTAPRSAREPNIDRSRLPRSPPYTAFLGNLPYDVTEDSIKDFFRGLAISAVRLPREPSNPERLKGFGYAEFDDVDSLLRALSLNEENLGNRRIRVDIADQSNDKERDGGMGRDRGGRMSDMGPDKTDTDWRARPTVEADDGPQRRDDAFGERSRDRYESDRYRDGPRRDNDRYDGGRDRYRDRYDDRDRRDFDRGGFDSRGGGGGGRRAFGSGFRRDYDDSRGSSDRYGDRDRYGEREDRFERRDERREERAAPQQRPKLNLKPRSVPKEEEGSGGGGGSGGGGGGGTSPAAAPSSGSRASSIFGAAKPVDTAAKEREVEERLKKQEERLQRQLEEDKGRGPERKLRDRDPSWRTEESHTQRSRTGSESSQPGSTSGRGSQCRDSERSGENEVFSGREGEPSSPGTSPLPPSSNSSKEPLKVMPAPPPKENAWAKRSAASTGSSDGDGRPPVSPVSPSGSAPPKLSSINSADERGSGKDENKADCVRRDRGPPRARGGPAGPGAGRGRGEGPNRDRRKEADRKDNRRDRDSRPPPEPKKFEETPTPKFSSASKYAALLMDGDQGDDAEDVE; encoded by the exons ATGGCGGCGTCAG ctaagaagaagaataagaaggGGAAGACCCTCACTCTGACTGACTTCCTGGCAGAGGACAGCCCTGGAGGCAGCAGCGTGCCCCCCAGCTACCCAACCAAGTCAACTAGCTGGGCAGATGAGACTGATGACCTGGAGGGCGATG TCTCGACCTCATGGCACACGGAGGAGGATAGCTTCCGGGCACCGCCCATTGACCGGTCCATCCTGCCCACAGCACCTCGTTCGGCTCGTGAGCCTAATATTGACCGGTCCCGACTGCCCCGCAGCCCGCCTTACACGGCCTTCCTGGGCAACCTACCCTATGATGTCACTGAAGACTCGATTAAAGACTTCTTCCGCGGCTTGGCA ATCAGTGCAGTGCGTCTGCCTCGAGAGCCCAGTAACCCAGAGAGGCTGAAGGGCTTTGGCTATGCTGAATTTGATGATGTGGACTCCCTCCTGAGAGCCCTCAGTCTCaatgaggag AACCTTGGAAACCGAAGGATCCGTGTGGATATTGCTGATCAGTCTAATGATAAAG agagagacggaggtaTGGGCAGAGACAGGGGTGGACGGATGTCAGACATGGGTCCTGACAAGACAGACACTGACTGGAGGGCTCGGCCCACTGTAGAGGCTGATGATGGACCTCAGAGGAGAGACGATGCCTTTGGAGAGA GATCACGGGACCGTTATGAGTCGGATCGTTACAGAGATGGGCCGCGGAGGGACAATGACCGCTATGACGGAGGAAGAGATCGCTACCGGGATCGTTATGACGACCGGGACCGCAGAGACTTTGATAGAGGAG GTTTTGACTctcgtggtggtggtggtggaggtcgTCGGGCCTTCGGCAGTGGCTTCCGCCGCGATTATGACGACAGTCGGGGTAGCAGTGATCGCTATGGGGACCGGGATCGATATGGCGAACGCGAAGATAGGTTTGAAAGACGGGATGAGAGGCGtgaggagagag cagctcctcagcagAGACCCAAATTGAACCTTAAGCCGCGTAGTGTGCCCAAGGAGGAAGAAGGcagtggcggcggcggcggcagtggaggcggcggcggtggcggcacTTCCCCAGCTGCAGCTCCGAGCTCCGGCAGCAGGGCCTCATCCATCTTCGGCGCGGCCAAGCCAGTTGACACGGCAGCCAAGGAGAGGGAGGTAGAGGAGAGGctgaagaaacaggaagagaggctgcagaggcagctggaggaggacaaagGCCGGGGACCTGAGAGAAAGCTGAGAGACAG GGATCCCAGCTGGCGCACTGAGGAATCTCATACTCAGCGATCTCGCACAGGAAGTGAGTCTTCACAGCCAGGAAGCACTTCTGGAAGAG GCTCCCAGTGTCGAGACAGCGAGCGCTCTGGGGAGAATGAGGTCTTCAGTGGGAGAGAAGGTGAGCCCTCCTCCCCTGGGACCTCCCCACTGCCCCCCTCTAGCAACTCCTCCAAGGAGCCCCTGAAGGTGATGCCCGCACCTCCCCCCAAGGAGAACGCCTGGGCCAAGAGAAGTGCAGCAAGCACAGGCTCCTCTGATGGTGATGGACGACCTCCGGTCTCTCCTGTGTCCCCAAGTGGTTCAGCTCCTCCCAAGCTCAG CTCCATAAATTCTGCAGATGAAAGAGGATCTGGGAAAG ATGAGAACAAGGCTGACTGTGTGCGTCGGGACCGGGGGCCCCCACGAGCACGAGGGGGGCCTGCAGGGCCTGGAGCAGGGCGGGGCCGAGGAGAGGGGCCCAACAGAGACCGAAGAAAGGAGGCAGACAG GAAGGATAACAGAAGAGACCGAGACTCCAGACCACCTCCAGAGCCAAAGAAATTCGAAGAAACCCCAACCCCC AAGTTCAGCTCAGCCAGTAAGTACGCCGCTTTGCTAATGGACGGAGACCAAGGAGACGATGCAGAGGACGTAGAATAA
- the eif4ba gene encoding eukaryotic translation initiation factor 4Ba isoform X3: protein MAASAKKKNKKGKTLTLTDFLAEDSPGGSSVPPSYPTKSTSWADETDDLEGDVSTSWHTEEDSFRAPPIDRSILPTAPRSAREPNIDRSRLPRSPPYTAFLGNLPYDVTEDSIKDFFRGLAISAVRLPREPSNPERLKGFGYAEFDDVDSLLRALSLNEENLGNRRIRVDIADQSNDKERDGGMGRDRGGRMSDMGPDKTDTDWRARPTVEADDGPQRRDDAFGERSRDRYESDRYRDGPRRDNDRYDGGRDRYRDRYDDRDRRDFDRGGFDSRGGGGGGRRAFGSGFRRDYDDSRGSSDRYGDRDRYGEREDRFERRDERREERAAPQQRPKLNLKPRSVPKEEEGSGGGGGSGGGGGGGTSPAAAPSSGSRASSIFGAAKPVDTAAKEREVEERLKKQEERLQRQLEEDKGRGPERKLRDRDPSWRTEESHTQRSRTGSESSQPGSTSGRGSQCRDSERSGENEVFSGREGEPSSPGTSPLPPSSNSSKEPLKVMPAPPPKENAWAKRSAASTGSSDGDGRPPVSPVSPSGSAPPKLSSINSADERGSGKGRITEETETPDHLQSQRNSKKPQPPSSAQPVSTPLC from the exons ATGGCGGCGTCAG ctaagaagaagaataagaaggGGAAGACCCTCACTCTGACTGACTTCCTGGCAGAGGACAGCCCTGGAGGCAGCAGCGTGCCCCCCAGCTACCCAACCAAGTCAACTAGCTGGGCAGATGAGACTGATGACCTGGAGGGCGATG TCTCGACCTCATGGCACACGGAGGAGGATAGCTTCCGGGCACCGCCCATTGACCGGTCCATCCTGCCCACAGCACCTCGTTCGGCTCGTGAGCCTAATATTGACCGGTCCCGACTGCCCCGCAGCCCGCCTTACACGGCCTTCCTGGGCAACCTACCCTATGATGTCACTGAAGACTCGATTAAAGACTTCTTCCGCGGCTTGGCA ATCAGTGCAGTGCGTCTGCCTCGAGAGCCCAGTAACCCAGAGAGGCTGAAGGGCTTTGGCTATGCTGAATTTGATGATGTGGACTCCCTCCTGAGAGCCCTCAGTCTCaatgaggag AACCTTGGAAACCGAAGGATCCGTGTGGATATTGCTGATCAGTCTAATGATAAAG agagagacggaggtaTGGGCAGAGACAGGGGTGGACGGATGTCAGACATGGGTCCTGACAAGACAGACACTGACTGGAGGGCTCGGCCCACTGTAGAGGCTGATGATGGACCTCAGAGGAGAGACGATGCCTTTGGAGAGA GATCACGGGACCGTTATGAGTCGGATCGTTACAGAGATGGGCCGCGGAGGGACAATGACCGCTATGACGGAGGAAGAGATCGCTACCGGGATCGTTATGACGACCGGGACCGCAGAGACTTTGATAGAGGAG GTTTTGACTctcgtggtggtggtggtggaggtcgTCGGGCCTTCGGCAGTGGCTTCCGCCGCGATTATGACGACAGTCGGGGTAGCAGTGATCGCTATGGGGACCGGGATCGATATGGCGAACGCGAAGATAGGTTTGAAAGACGGGATGAGAGGCGtgaggagagag cagctcctcagcagAGACCCAAATTGAACCTTAAGCCGCGTAGTGTGCCCAAGGAGGAAGAAGGcagtggcggcggcggcggcagtggaggcggcggcggtggcggcacTTCCCCAGCTGCAGCTCCGAGCTCCGGCAGCAGGGCCTCATCCATCTTCGGCGCGGCCAAGCCAGTTGACACGGCAGCCAAGGAGAGGGAGGTAGAGGAGAGGctgaagaaacaggaagagaggctgcagaggcagctggaggaggacaaagGCCGGGGACCTGAGAGAAAGCTGAGAGACAG GGATCCCAGCTGGCGCACTGAGGAATCTCATACTCAGCGATCTCGCACAGGAAGTGAGTCTTCACAGCCAGGAAGCACTTCTGGAAGAG GCTCCCAGTGTCGAGACAGCGAGCGCTCTGGGGAGAATGAGGTCTTCAGTGGGAGAGAAGGTGAGCCCTCCTCCCCTGGGACCTCCCCACTGCCCCCCTCTAGCAACTCCTCCAAGGAGCCCCTGAAGGTGATGCCCGCACCTCCCCCCAAGGAGAACGCCTGGGCCAAGAGAAGTGCAGCAAGCACAGGCTCCTCTGATGGTGATGGACGACCTCCGGTCTCTCCTGTGTCCCCAAGTGGTTCAGCTCCTCCCAAGCTCAG CTCCATAAATTCTGCAGATGAAAGAGGATCTGGGAAAG GAAGGATAACAGAAGAGACCGAGACTCCAGACCACCTCCAGAGCCAAAGAAATTCGAAGAAACCCCAACCCCC AAGTTCAGCTCAGCCAGTAAGTACGCCGCTTTGCTAA
- the eif4ba gene encoding eukaryotic translation initiation factor 4Ba isoform X5 has translation MAASAKKKNKKGKTLTLTDFLAEDSPGGSSVPPSYPTKSTSWADETDDLEGDVSTSWHTEEDSFRAPPIDRSILPTAPRSAREPNIDRSRLPRSPPYTAFLGNLPYDVTEDSIKDFFRGLAISAVRLPREPSNPERLKGFGYAEFDDVDSLLRALSLNEENLGNRRIRVDIADQSNDKERDGGMGRDRGGRMSDMGPDKTDTDWRARPTVEADDGPQRRDDAFGERSRDRYESDRYRDGPRRDNDRYDGGRDRYRDRYDDRDRRDFDRGGFDSRGGGGGGRRAFGSGFRRDYDDSRGSSDRYGDRDRYGEREDRFERRDERREERAPQQRPKLNLKPRSVPKEEEGSGGGGGSGGGGGGGTSPAAAPSSGSRASSIFGAAKPVDTAAKEREVEERLKKQEERLQRQLEEDKGRGPERKLRDRDPSWRTEESHTQRSRTGSESSQPGSTSGRGSQCRDSERSGENEVFSGREGEPSSPGTSPLPPSSNSSKEPLKVMPAPPPKENAWAKRSAASTGSSDGDGRPPVSPVSPSGSAPPKLSSINSADERGSGKEVQLSQ, from the exons ATGGCGGCGTCAG ctaagaagaagaataagaaggGGAAGACCCTCACTCTGACTGACTTCCTGGCAGAGGACAGCCCTGGAGGCAGCAGCGTGCCCCCCAGCTACCCAACCAAGTCAACTAGCTGGGCAGATGAGACTGATGACCTGGAGGGCGATG TCTCGACCTCATGGCACACGGAGGAGGATAGCTTCCGGGCACCGCCCATTGACCGGTCCATCCTGCCCACAGCACCTCGTTCGGCTCGTGAGCCTAATATTGACCGGTCCCGACTGCCCCGCAGCCCGCCTTACACGGCCTTCCTGGGCAACCTACCCTATGATGTCACTGAAGACTCGATTAAAGACTTCTTCCGCGGCTTGGCA ATCAGTGCAGTGCGTCTGCCTCGAGAGCCCAGTAACCCAGAGAGGCTGAAGGGCTTTGGCTATGCTGAATTTGATGATGTGGACTCCCTCCTGAGAGCCCTCAGTCTCaatgaggag AACCTTGGAAACCGAAGGATCCGTGTGGATATTGCTGATCAGTCTAATGATAAAG agagagacggaggtaTGGGCAGAGACAGGGGTGGACGGATGTCAGACATGGGTCCTGACAAGACAGACACTGACTGGAGGGCTCGGCCCACTGTAGAGGCTGATGATGGACCTCAGAGGAGAGACGATGCCTTTGGAGAGA GATCACGGGACCGTTATGAGTCGGATCGTTACAGAGATGGGCCGCGGAGGGACAATGACCGCTATGACGGAGGAAGAGATCGCTACCGGGATCGTTATGACGACCGGGACCGCAGAGACTTTGATAGAGGAG GTTTTGACTctcgtggtggtggtggtggaggtcgTCGGGCCTTCGGCAGTGGCTTCCGCCGCGATTATGACGACAGTCGGGGTAGCAGTGATCGCTATGGGGACCGGGATCGATATGGCGAACGCGAAGATAGGTTTGAAAGACGGGATGAGAGGCGtgaggagagag ctcctcagcagAGACCCAAATTGAACCTTAAGCCGCGTAGTGTGCCCAAGGAGGAAGAAGGcagtggcggcggcggcggcagtggaggcggcggcggtggcggcacTTCCCCAGCTGCAGCTCCGAGCTCCGGCAGCAGGGCCTCATCCATCTTCGGCGCGGCCAAGCCAGTTGACACGGCAGCCAAGGAGAGGGAGGTAGAGGAGAGGctgaagaaacaggaagagaggctgcagaggcagctggaggaggacaaagGCCGGGGACCTGAGAGAAAGCTGAGAGACAG GGATCCCAGCTGGCGCACTGAGGAATCTCATACTCAGCGATCTCGCACAGGAAGTGAGTCTTCACAGCCAGGAAGCACTTCTGGAAGAG GCTCCCAGTGTCGAGACAGCGAGCGCTCTGGGGAGAATGAGGTCTTCAGTGGGAGAGAAGGTGAGCCCTCCTCCCCTGGGACCTCCCCACTGCCCCCCTCTAGCAACTCCTCCAAGGAGCCCCTGAAGGTGATGCCCGCACCTCCCCCCAAGGAGAACGCCTGGGCCAAGAGAAGTGCAGCAAGCACAGGCTCCTCTGATGGTGATGGACGACCTCCGGTCTCTCCTGTGTCCCCAAGTGGTTCAGCTCCTCCCAAGCTCAG CTCCATAAATTCTGCAGATGAAAGAGGATCTGGGAAAG AAGTTCAGCTCAGCCAGTAA
- the eif4ba gene encoding eukaryotic translation initiation factor 4Ba isoform X4, with product MAASAKKKNKKGKTLTLTDFLAEDSPGGSSVPPSYPTKSTSWADETDDLEGDVSTSWHTEEDSFRAPPIDRSILPTAPRSAREPNIDRSRLPRSPPYTAFLGNLPYDVTEDSIKDFFRGLAISAVRLPREPSNPERLKGFGYAEFDDVDSLLRALSLNEENLGNRRIRVDIADQSNDKERDGGMGRDRGGRMSDMGPDKTDTDWRARPTVEADDGPQRRDDAFGERSRDRYESDRYRDGPRRDNDRYDGGRDRYRDRYDDRDRRDFDRGGFDSRGGGGGGRRAFGSGFRRDYDDSRGSSDRYGDRDRYGEREDRFERRDERREERAAPQQRPKLNLKPRSVPKEEEGSGGGGGSGGGGGGGTSPAAAPSSGSRASSIFGAAKPVDTAAKEREVEERLKKQEERLQRQLEEDKGRGPERKLRDRDPSWRTEESHTQRSRTGSESSQPGSTSGRGSQCRDSERSGENEVFSGREGEPSSPGTSPLPPSSNSSKEPLKVMPAPPPKENAWAKRSAASTGSSDGDGRPPVSPVSPSGSAPPKLSSINSADERGSGKEVQLSQ from the exons ATGGCGGCGTCAG ctaagaagaagaataagaaggGGAAGACCCTCACTCTGACTGACTTCCTGGCAGAGGACAGCCCTGGAGGCAGCAGCGTGCCCCCCAGCTACCCAACCAAGTCAACTAGCTGGGCAGATGAGACTGATGACCTGGAGGGCGATG TCTCGACCTCATGGCACACGGAGGAGGATAGCTTCCGGGCACCGCCCATTGACCGGTCCATCCTGCCCACAGCACCTCGTTCGGCTCGTGAGCCTAATATTGACCGGTCCCGACTGCCCCGCAGCCCGCCTTACACGGCCTTCCTGGGCAACCTACCCTATGATGTCACTGAAGACTCGATTAAAGACTTCTTCCGCGGCTTGGCA ATCAGTGCAGTGCGTCTGCCTCGAGAGCCCAGTAACCCAGAGAGGCTGAAGGGCTTTGGCTATGCTGAATTTGATGATGTGGACTCCCTCCTGAGAGCCCTCAGTCTCaatgaggag AACCTTGGAAACCGAAGGATCCGTGTGGATATTGCTGATCAGTCTAATGATAAAG agagagacggaggtaTGGGCAGAGACAGGGGTGGACGGATGTCAGACATGGGTCCTGACAAGACAGACACTGACTGGAGGGCTCGGCCCACTGTAGAGGCTGATGATGGACCTCAGAGGAGAGACGATGCCTTTGGAGAGA GATCACGGGACCGTTATGAGTCGGATCGTTACAGAGATGGGCCGCGGAGGGACAATGACCGCTATGACGGAGGAAGAGATCGCTACCGGGATCGTTATGACGACCGGGACCGCAGAGACTTTGATAGAGGAG GTTTTGACTctcgtggtggtggtggtggaggtcgTCGGGCCTTCGGCAGTGGCTTCCGCCGCGATTATGACGACAGTCGGGGTAGCAGTGATCGCTATGGGGACCGGGATCGATATGGCGAACGCGAAGATAGGTTTGAAAGACGGGATGAGAGGCGtgaggagagag cagctcctcagcagAGACCCAAATTGAACCTTAAGCCGCGTAGTGTGCCCAAGGAGGAAGAAGGcagtggcggcggcggcggcagtggaggcggcggcggtggcggcacTTCCCCAGCTGCAGCTCCGAGCTCCGGCAGCAGGGCCTCATCCATCTTCGGCGCGGCCAAGCCAGTTGACACGGCAGCCAAGGAGAGGGAGGTAGAGGAGAGGctgaagaaacaggaagagaggctgcagaggcagctggaggaggacaaagGCCGGGGACCTGAGAGAAAGCTGAGAGACAG GGATCCCAGCTGGCGCACTGAGGAATCTCATACTCAGCGATCTCGCACAGGAAGTGAGTCTTCACAGCCAGGAAGCACTTCTGGAAGAG GCTCCCAGTGTCGAGACAGCGAGCGCTCTGGGGAGAATGAGGTCTTCAGTGGGAGAGAAGGTGAGCCCTCCTCCCCTGGGACCTCCCCACTGCCCCCCTCTAGCAACTCCTCCAAGGAGCCCCTGAAGGTGATGCCCGCACCTCCCCCCAAGGAGAACGCCTGGGCCAAGAGAAGTGCAGCAAGCACAGGCTCCTCTGATGGTGATGGACGACCTCCGGTCTCTCCTGTGTCCCCAAGTGGTTCAGCTCCTCCCAAGCTCAG CTCCATAAATTCTGCAGATGAAAGAGGATCTGGGAAAG AAGTTCAGCTCAGCCAGTAA
- the LOC119021731 gene encoding keratin, type I cytoskeletal 18-like, which produces MNFSKSSMQQIPSNRISFTRSTPQHRAASVFGGAGGHGARISSASVSSLRSGAPMTSSSSFKLSSGMGPGFGSASKTAGSSVIMGNERGAMQNLNDRLANYLETVRNLEQANKDLEVKIREALEKGGPDMRDYSKYEPIIDDLRRQIYDKIAENARFVLQIDNARLAADDFKVKFDNEQAIRQSVEADIGGLKKVIDDTNMTRMNIESEIEAVREELSFLKKNHENEVMELRNQISQSGVQVDVDAPKGQDLSQIMEEVRANYEKMALKNAEDLKRWHENQIADVQVQVSQNTEALQAAQMEISDLSRQIQTLEIELASQQSLKASLEDTLGNTELRNNMEMEKYNGIIIHLEEELTKLRANIQQQTQDYEVLLNMKMKLEAEISTYKGLLDGGDFKLQDALDELAATI; this is translated from the exons ATGAACTTCAGCAAATCCAGCATGCAGCAGATACCATCCAACCGCATCTCCTTCACCCGCTCCACACCCCAGCACCGTGCTGCCAGTGTTtttggtggtgctggtggacaTGGGGCCCGcatttcctctgcctctgtctcgtCTCTGCGATCCGGCGCCCCAATGACCTCTTCGTCCTCCTTCAAGCTGAGCAGCGGGATGGGACCTGGTTTTGGTAGTGCATCCAAGACCGCTGGTAGTAGTGTGATCATGGGCAACGAGAGGGGAGCCATGCAGAACCTGAACGACCGCCTGGCCAACTACCTGGAGACAGTGAGGAACCTGGAGCAGGCTAACAAGGACCTGGAGGTGAAGATCAGAGAGGCTCTGGAGAAGGGGGGGCCTGACATGAGAGACTACAGCAAGTATGAGCCCATCATTGACGACCTGCGCAGACAG ATCTACGACAAGATTGCAGAGAACGCTCGTTTCGTCCTCCAGATCGACAACGCCCGTCTTGCTGCTGACGACTTCAAAGTAAA GTTTGACAATGAGCAGGCAATCCGCCAGTCTGTGGAGGCCGACATCGGCGGGCTGAAGAAAGTCATAGATGACACCAACATGACCAGGATGAACATCGAGAGTGAGATTGAAGCCGTGAGGGAGGAGCTCAGCTTCCTGAAGAAGAACCACGAAAAT GAGGTGATGGAGCTGAGGAATCAGATCTCCCAGTCAGGCGTGCAAGTGGATGTTGACGCTCCCAAAGGTCAGGACCTGTCCCAGATCATGGAGGAAGTGAGGGCCAACTATGAGAAGATGGCTTTGAAGAATGCAGAGGACCTCAAACGTTGGCATGAAAATCAG ATTGCGGATGTGCAGGTGCAGGTCTCACAGAACACAGAAGCTCTCCAGGCAGCCCAGATGGAGATCAGCGACTTATCCAGACAGATACAGACCCTAGAAATTGAACTCGCATCCCAACAGAGCTTA AAAGCCTCCTTAGAGGACACATTAGGCAACACAGAGCTACGGAACAACATGGAGATGGAAAAGTACAACGGCATTATCATCCATCTGGAGGAAGAGCTGACCAAACTGCGCgcaaacatccagcagcagacGCAAGACTACGAGGTGTTGCTCAACATGAAGATGAAACTGGAGGCGGAGATTTCCACTTACAAGGGTCTGCTGGATGGAGGAGACTTCAA gctCCAGGACGCACTGGATGAGCTGGCGGCCACAATCTAA